The DNA window AGAACATCCCGCTGCCTTAAGGCAGACGGGCTGCCTCACCCGCCAAACATTTGGGTGAAGTAGGTGTCTTCGCGACCCATCCCGACGCGTTTCCCGCCGCCCATCATGTTGGCGTGGTGGCCGGGCGAATACCACCAGACACTGATCGCCCGTTCCCCTCGCTCGCTGCCCTGGTAGATGTTCTCGCTGAAGGCTTTGGTCCCGGCCAGAGCGGCCCGCTTCCAGGGCGTTTCCTTGCCAGGCACCGGCGAGTTGTGATCGAAGAAGTTCAACCGCTTCATGTCCTTGGAATGGCCGCGGCTGGCGTCGCACAGCTTGATGTCGATCGCGAGCGCTCCGATTCCCAACAGCAGACGAATGCGGTTGAGCTCTGCGATCCCCATCGCCTCACCCTGATCGAGCTTTGCGGCGATCGGGACGTTCGCGCTTAGTGTGGCTTTGTCCTGCGGGGTCATGGGCATCGCCAGCAGGCAGGTATGCTTCTCGCGGGCAACCAGGACGGCTTCAAGCTGTTCCGGCCGCAGCATGGTCCCCAAAGCCTTGTGCTGTTCGGCCGGCAGCTTCTCCAGGGACGAATGGAAGAATGCTGCAATCTGAATGACTTCGGAACGGGCCGTTTTCAGCTCTGAGTTTTTCTCGGCCGCCTGTTCTGGTGTGACCTGCAGGAGTTCCGTCAGCCGGGCGATTGCCGGATCGCACGTCTCCTTGATCGCGGCTTCGGTCAGCGTTCGAGAGCGGGAGACCGAGAGCGATTTCTGCCGCAGACTGCTGACCTCCGCCTCGACTTTCTGGGATCCACCGCCGGCTTTGACGCGATCGCGCACCAGGTCGGCGCAGGTTTTGTCCAGGCGGGCGAGATAAGCGGCGGTTCGCGGCTCGATGTCGCCGGCCGCGTACCTGGCGAGTTGCCGAGCGCCTTCCTCGCCCTGCGAAAGCAACAGGTCGGCGATGCGTTGACGTTCCTCCGGGGCAACACCGGGTTTACGAAGCGACGCGACATGCTTCGCCGAGACAGCCGCTGCCGATTCTGACACCGCCTGCCCATGAGTTGCAGAAGCCAGTGCGAAGAGGCAAACAATCGCGCCGAGAATCCCCGCGACCGATAGAGTCGCCGGCAGGCCGGGCCGGGCCGCCTGCGTATCAGGGCGTGATGGTTTTAATGCAGTCACAAATCCTCCGGTTTCCGTCCTTGCGATACCTCAGCGTATGAGCCGCCCTCGCGACGGCAAGTGCGGCAGGGTGGGGCGTCGCGATTTTGACAACATGTGCGGGTGCGATTGAGTAACATGACGGTGTCGCAACGTTATACTTAGAAAAAATCGGAGGGTTCCCGTGAACGAGTCCATGAACCGCCGCTCGCTTCTGCGCGGCGCATTTGTCGCCGCCGCTTCCACCGCCCTGGCAGGACCCCTTGCTTTCGACGCATTGGGCGCTGCCGATGCCGCCGCCAAGCCCCGGCTCCGCAAGGCCGTCAAGTTCGGCATGATCGGGCTCAAAGGCGCGACGATCGAAGAAAAGTTCGCGCTGATCAAGAAGATCGGCTACGAAGGCGTCGAGATGGACAGCCCCAGCGGCGTCAACCCCGCCGAGGCGGCCGCCGCAGCGAAGAAGGTCGGCATTGAGATTCACGGCGTCGTCATCTCCACGCACTGGGGCACCCGGCACTCCGACCCTGACGAGAAGGTCCGCGCCAAGGCGTTCGACCACCTCATCGGTGCCCTGAAGGACGCCAAGACCTACGGTGCTTCTACCGTGTTGCTCGTCCCCGGCGTTGTGAAGAACCAGACCGATGAGAACTTCGACCTGGTGTGGCAGCGC is part of the Humisphaera borealis genome and encodes:
- a CDS encoding CAP domain-containing protein, with the translated sequence MTALKPSRPDTQAARPGLPATLSVAGILGAIVCLFALASATHGQAVSESAAAVSAKHVASLRKPGVAPEERQRIADLLLSQGEEGARQLARYAAGDIEPRTAAYLARLDKTCADLVRDRVKAGGGSQKVEAEVSSLRQKSLSVSRSRTLTEAAIKETCDPAIARLTELLQVTPEQAAEKNSELKTARSEVIQIAAFFHSSLEKLPAEQHKALGTMLRPEQLEAVLVAREKHTCLLAMPMTPQDKATLSANVPIAAKLDQGEAMGIAELNRIRLLLGIGALAIDIKLCDASRGHSKDMKRLNFFDHNSPVPGKETPWKRAALAGTKAFSENIYQGSERGERAISVWWYSPGHHANMMGGGKRVGMGREDTYFTQMFGG
- a CDS encoding TIM barrel protein; its protein translation is MNESMNRRSLLRGAFVAAASTALAGPLAFDALGAADAAAKPRLRKAVKFGMIGLKGATIEEKFALIKKIGYEGVEMDSPSGVNPAEAAAAAKKVGIEIHGVVISTHWGTRHSDPDEKVRAKAFDHLIGALKDAKTYGASTVLLVPGVVKNQTDENFDLVWQRSTAAVKKALPTAKELGVKIAIEVVWNNFITSSDMLIKYVDQFNDPAVGAYFDCSNMIKYGEPSATWIRKLGKRMLKFDFKGYNGKTNKWVPIGEGTEDWPEIRKALVEIGYEGWATSEVGGGGEDKLREIAKQMDEVLGLKA